One segment of Bombus pascuorum chromosome 6, iyBomPasc1.1, whole genome shotgun sequence DNA contains the following:
- the LOC132907895 gene encoding odorant receptor Or2-like, whose product MHLSVRRQTDPPQNTNYEEDIVYVTKHNKWVLNSIGMWPAVLKGIGKFIPKVVIGLSNIVSFFNVVQCVLYITLEEKDPLLRLRLLGLACFASINLMKYWALISRKTNIEYCIEQVHTDWKQVEFQRNRILMLKYGKMGRDLTIYSAVFMYSAEICYVTIMQYAMGLNMKENNRTIRLLVYPTYSGFFDAQKSPVYEIVYVLQCMCTFLFNSVTVGCCGLAALFATHACGQIDVVISQLDDLVEGKFSEKNSNPNTRLMEIVKHHIRILKFSAMIETVLQEVCFFEFVGSTFVICLLEYYCITDWQQNDKIGLATYSMLLLSLTFNMFLLCYIGNLLIEKSTSVGISCYMIDWYRLPIKTVQDLIFIIAMSNNPAKISAARIFILSLPTFGNVLKTSFAYLNFIRNTIIY is encoded by the exons ATGCATCTCTCCGTTCGACGTCAGACAGATCCACCGCAAAACACAAACTACGAAGAAGATATCGTTTACGTGACGAAACACAACAAATGGGTTCTGAATTCCATCGGGATGTGGCCTGCTGTGCTAAAAGGGATCGGCAAATTTATACCAAAAGTCGTAATCGGTCTCAGTAATATCGTGTCGTTTTTCAACGTAGTGCAGTGTGTGCTATACATTACACTGGAAGAAAAAGATCCTTTACTAAGACTGAGGCTCTTAGGCTTGGCTTGCTTTGCTTCAATCAACCTGATGAAGTATTGGGCTTTGATATCACGCAAaacgaatatcgaatattGTATCGAACAGGTGCATACAGATTGGAAGCAG GTAGAGTTTCAAAGAAATCGCATATTGATGTTAAAATACGGAAAGATGGGACGAGATCTGACCATATACAGCGCCGTGTTCATGTATAGTGCTGAAATATGCTACGTTACAATCATGCAGTATGCAATGGGATTGAATATGAAGGAAAATAATCGTACAATCAGACTGTTAGTGTATCCTACATATAGTGGATTTTTCGATGCTCAAAAAAGCCCTGTCTATGAAATTGTATACGTTCTTCAATGCATGTGTACATTTTTGTTCAACTCCGTAACAGTTGGGTGTTGTGGATTGGCTGCACTTTTTGCAACACATGCCTGTGGACAGATTGATGTCGTCATATCTCAATTAGATGATCTGGTGGAAGGAAAATTCTCCGAGAAAAATTCTAATCCAAACACTCGACTGATGGAAATCGTAAAACATCacataagaattttaaa ATTTTCTGCGATGATTGAAACGGTTCTGCAGGAAGTGTGCTTTTTCGAATTCGTTGGTTCCACGTTTGTAATATGCTTGCTCGAATACTATTGTATAACG GATTGGCAACAGAACGATAAAATTGGTCTGGCGACTTACTCGATGCTATTATTGTCTTTGACCTTCAATATGTTCTTGTTATGCTACATTGGCAATCTTCTAATAGAAAAG AGTACTAGCGTCggaatatcctgctatatgatTGATTGGTACCGCTTACCTATCAAGACAGTTCAAGACCTCATATTCATCATCGCTATGTCAAATAATCCGGCAAAAATTAGCGCCGccagaatatttattttatctttgccTACTTTTGGGAAT GTTCTAAAGACATCGTTCgcgtatttaaatttcattcgcaATACCATTATCTACTAA
- the LOC132908443 gene encoding LOW QUALITY PROTEIN: uncharacterized protein LOC132908443 (The sequence of the model RefSeq protein was modified relative to this genomic sequence to represent the inferred CDS: substituted 2 bases at 2 genomic stop codons) has product MHLSVRQPRNPNYEEDIVYVTKHNKWVLNSIGMWPAMLKGVGKFVPKIVIGLSNFVSVFNVLQFVLHVILEEKDPSLRLRFLGLICFASTNLMKYWALIARRSNIEYCIEQVQTDWKQVEFQRNRMLMLKYGKIGRDLTIYSAVFMYSSEMCYITIMQYAMASVLRENNRTTRVLVYPTYSGFFDAQKTPIYEIVYVLQCMCTLLFNSVTVACCGLAALFATHACGQIDVVISQLNDLVDGKFATKNSKPDTRLIEIVENHIRILKFSTMIETVLQEACFFEFVGSTLVICLLEYYCITVRSCVASDLCLPEFSILLCIXXEWQDNNKIGVATFSMLLVSLTFNMFLLCYIGNLLIEKSTNIGISCYMIDWYRLPVKTVQDLMLIIAMSNNPVKISAGRIFLLSLPTFGNILKTSFAYLNFVRNATM; this is encoded by the exons ATGCATCTCTCCGTTCGACAACCACGAAATCCAAACTACGAGGAAGACATCGTTTACGTGACGAAACACAACAAATGGGTTTTGAATTCCATCGGGATGTGGCCCGCTATGCTAAAAGGCGTGGGCAAATTTGTACCAAAAATTGTAATAGGTCTCAGTAATTTCGTATCAGTTTTCAACGTACTGCAATTTGTGCTTCACGTTATACTGGAAGAAAAAGACCCTTCATTAAGACTGAGATTTTTAGGCTTGATTTGTTTTGCTTCAACCAATCTGATGAAGTATTGGGCTCTGATAGCGCGCAGATCGAACATCGAATACTGTATCGAACAGGTGCAGACAGATTGGAAGCAG GTAGAATTCCAAAGAAATCGAATGCTGATgctaaaatatggaaaaatcgGTCGAGATCTCACCATATACAGTGCCGTGTTCATGTACAGCTCTGAAATGTGCTATATTACAATCATGCAATATGCAATGGCATCAGTCCTGAGGGAAAATAATCGTACAACCAGAGTGCTAGTGTACCCTACATATAGTGGATTTTTCGACGCCCAAAAAACTCCCATATACGAAATCGTGTACGTTCTCCAATGCATGTGCACTCTTTTGTTCAACTCTGTGACAGTTGCGTGTTGTGGATTGGCTGCACTTTTTGCAACACACGCTTGTGGGCAGATTGATGTCGTTATATCTCAATTAAATGATCTGGTCGATGGAAAATTCGCTACGAAAAATTCTAAACCGGATACTCGTCTGATAGAAATCGTAGAGAACCacataagaattttaaa ATTTTCTACGATGATTGAGACGGTTCTGCAGGAAGCGTGCTTTTTCGAATTCGTTGGTTCCACGTTGGTAATATGCTTGCTCGAATACTACTGTATAACGGTACGTTCTTGTGTTGCTTCTGATTTATGTCTTCCGGAATTTTCCATACTCTTATGTATTTAGTAGGAATGGCAAGATAATAATAAGATCGGTGTGGCAACATTCTCGATGCTATTAGTATCCTTAACATTTAATATGTTCTTGTTATGCTACATTGGTAATCTTCTAATAGAAAag AGTACTAACATCGGAATATCTTGCTATATGATTGACTGGTATCGTTTACCAGTCAAAACAGTTCAAGATCTTATGTTGATCATCGCTATGTCGAATAATCCGGTGAAAATTAGCGCCGgcagaatatttcttttatccttGCCTACTTTCGGAAAT ATTCTAAAGACATCATTCGCGTACTTAAACTTCGTTCGGAATGCCactatgtaa